The window tgtaattgattttgatttctaacATACTCATCAATCTCATTCACCATTCTTATTTCCTCCATATCTCGTTCCAATTTATCCATTTTTTCCACCATTTCTCTCTTCAATTTTTCCCATTTTTCATCCATATCTCGTTCCAGTTCTTCACGTAACTCTTCCTTAATGCGTTCAACATAGTCCTTCAAGACAATATGAATAAATACAACTATTAGCAAACATGAATAGATAACAACTGTAAGGTTACAGACATTTGTGTACCTTCTGTTCAAGATAAGCACATTTAGCTTCAAGACATCTCACTTTCTGCAAACAGAAAACAATTGATTTCTTAATCATCTTTTGCTAAAGTTTTAATCAGACTATTACCTTGTGTAACTCCTCATCAGCAACACAAAGCCTAGCAGCATAAAGAACTCTAACATCCTTCAATGTGCACGACTTCTTGCATTGAGGGCACTGATAAAATTAAGAGAAATGTATGAGAAAATAGATAAGAGAATCAAAGATGTGTTCTTTTTGGTGTACATTGAACAAACAAACCTTCCCAGAACTTCGACGAAGTTGAAGCCATTTGTTTATACATGATAATCCATATATATGCCCACAGGGAAGACAACTGCAGTCATGGCAGCTGATAGAATCAATGTGGATCGATTGAATAAATTTCGACTCAATTTGGAAATGTTAACTTCATCTTACCAGATTTGATGGCTTCCACCGCTAGTCCAAGCTTCAAAGCAAATAGGGCAAAATAAACCATCAATTTCGCCTCTATTCAATGATTCCTTTCCTTCACACGACTCCAGATCATTTGAATCGTTCAGATAGCCATCGTTGATTGATCTACCATTGGAAATAGAGCTTGAAATAGTCAGTGACGTTATCTCCACCGGAATCAACTCATCTggttcttcgtcttcgtcttcgtCATCTTCGTCGTCCTCGTCCCAATAATCCTCATCCTCGTCCCAGTAATTGTCATTTTCGTAGTCATCTTCGTCTTCATAATCCTCGTCTTCAATTGAGTCGATAGGTATCACCCTCGGAATCAACTCCCCCAATTCTTCtccctcttcatcttcttcttcctcttccacTTCCTCTTCATTTTCGAAACCTTCTTGATATTCTTCTGTTTCGATCAATCTGTAGTCTTCCATTATtgatgtgatgagtacttctaaCACCGAATACAGGATGAAGAAGAAAAGCACATGAATAAGATCAAAATTGAccattgaattttagggtttcgaCATTGGAGCTCCGACCAGGTTAGCAAGAATTGAGCTTTTAACTACTTCAATTTTTACAAGgaatttcttttaattatacaaaaTAGGGAAATAGACGATTAAATTTCCCTTTTTTTCAAACTTATCACATGTGATCTAGTCGTCTCGTTTACTTGGATCCTACGTGGCAGTTTTTAATCATTTTGTGCAAGTTAATATGGTAAATGgatttttttattgaaatttattatttttgtaaattagaaatttattattattattatttaacgcatatgataaaaaaaaaagtaaaccaattattatacatattaaatatatataGACATTGTTTATGACTAGCGGTCGATATTGAACCGACTTAATACTCACTTCTTTCCAAAATTTCCTTTGATTCTCTGAGTTATAATCTCGAAAAATCCTAGTTGTTAGAGTATTTTGGCTAGCCCTGAGATCCTTGAGAGGTCGGTAATTAGAAGTTATCGAGTCGAAGTTCTTTCAAtataattttcagacttttgtcAAGAAAATCTTTGTAAGTTAAGTTATGCTCATATTACTTatagtataacttatatttatattcataattttTGTTATGGATTTATAAATAAGAGTTATCAGTGATTTAAAGTCATTATATCAATTGATCTATTTACGAAGATGATGTttaggctagatttagtgaggtgtttaaaataagattttcaaacaatatactttgtataccaaacataTTCTACATCCAATATGATGTTACCTGGTTGCtctttacttgatagatcttaatATAGAGATTAAGATTGTTGAGAAATCTAGACAATCATTAGCCACTAAGGATATTAAACTAAGACTTAGTAATATGAACCTAAGTCGCATCAAAGGAAAGGGTAAGTGTTGAAGTGAAGCGCTGCCCAACTTTTCAGTcatccactttaacaagtgagcgcatatttactttcaacttacacatagatataaagtatatagatattaaatgttgtgtgtgcatattatctgtagaCATTAATTACATTATGACACACATAGTGCACACTTGTATACAACAAGTTTGTTATCGGTTCGACCAAATGACGGGGGTCAAAAGAGATGCGCCCCCTTACCAAATCCTAGGGACAACGCTCTCTTTAAGGAAAATGTTAtgaaaaaatctcattttttggAATATATCCTCCATAATTATCCTTGAAACTGTCATCATTTATTTAAGTAATGATGATTGATACTTATTTTTGGTAATTGGAAGAATCCAAATTCTATAAACCTCAGTTCTTGGTTATTTTATCAGTGTCTTTATTTGAGATTGTCCCTTAAAGATTATCCCCATAATTTGAATTTGATGTAAGCTAGACTTAAGATCGACAAATTCTAAAAATGATCACACGATCCTTCAAAAAGATCAAAGTTACGTATCGATTTCAGAAGCTATCTTTTCCTTAGGAACCATAACACTTGCTTGAAATTCAAAATTATTTCATTTCATTGTTGTTTAAGAGAGATGTGAAGCAGTGACGGAGCTAAATGAGGCGTTGGGGGTACTATAGTACCCCTAAaaaattgttttatatatataaaaaatataatttgtaAACATGTTTCTTGTTATTGTACCCCCAACTAAAGagattataatatttttttaatttcgaTATTAGATaactacatatataatatattgataatgTTTGTACCCCATATCAAAATTTATGGTTCCGTGAGTGATGTCAAGATTTAGACAAATTTTATCCACTTCTTTTATTGATTTGCCAGGGATTTGATTCCTTAACTCCGTAAGTGAACAATCAAATTagtcttatatttatataaatttatatttttcaccACTTTGACTTGTATTAGACCATAGTGCAATGTATATAATCTCCACTACATTACTTATCACGCGATACTACTTACACTTTAAGAAATATTAAATCACGTTGAACCAAGTTTTATTTTACAATTTACATTGAAAAGTCAAAATCAATTTTCCCAAGCAGTTGAAAAGATGCTATAAACTCAAACTACAACAGTCAATTTCATATCACAATTGGATGCAATGTGTACAATTGCAATTAATAGGGACCGTTGATGCAAATTCTGTACTAGTGCAATAAACAGGGACCGTTGATGCAAAATTAGCATCAGATTCtttcatctttaattctttaTGTTCACCGCTGCGATCAAAAAGTCTACCATCTGCGTCTGCCAAATTTCTCCGGTGCTAGCAGCAACAATGGCGAAAAACGTATCATTCATCACTGGATCTGAGCTCCTATCTCTCAAAGAACGCTCTAATGTCGCCATCGTTGACGTCAGGTAACTTAATTTCTAATCCAACGATCTCCCACCCGTCTTTTTCGTATCAAACACTTCACCACGAAATATATCATTCGATTATTGATTAATTCTACAGGGACGATGAACGAAGTCACGATGGACATATAGCTGGATCACTCCACTTCGCCAGCGATACTTTTCAGGACAGGATCCCTAATCTCGTTCAAGCCGCTAAAGGGAAAGATACCCTAGTCTTTCACTGTGCCCTTAGCCAGGTATGCTATAGATTTAATCAAATTTCTTTTActcttatgtttattttcagttCTTTCGATTAGGGTTTCGTGCAATTTTTCCACAGTGCAAAATTTCAACTGTAGAACTTATCATTGCAAATTGACAATCAATTACCGATGTTCCATGGTTTTTTCTTTCATTTCCACACTTGAAATGCTCGTCTTAAAACAAACCTACATGTCTAAATCATTCTGTGTCATATCATAATCGTATGTCCCTGATTTTATTAGGTAGAAACTGATTCAATCTTATGTTCTTGAAAAGAAAATTAATGTGATCATCATTCATCAACTCATCAATCTTGTAGTTCTTCCACCATCTTCTTTCATCAAGTTTTTGATAAACATCTTGTATCAGGTTCGTGGGCCGAAATGTGCACGTAGATTTGCAGACTATCTTGCTGAAGGGAAAGTGGATGCAGGGATAAAGAATATAATGGTGCTGGAACGCGGTTATAATGGCTGGGAAGCTTCTGGTAAACCTGTTTGTCGCTGTCGTGGGTCCACTTGCAAAGGGGGATGCTAAATCCACATACATGTATTGCTATACATCATATCATACTTGGCTTTTATTTCTTGT of the Lactuca sativa cultivar Salinas chromosome 6, Lsat_Salinas_v11, whole genome shotgun sequence genome contains:
- the LOC111894078 gene encoding uncharacterized protein LOC111894078 produces the protein MVNFDLIHVLFFFILYSVLEVLITSIMEDYRLIETEEYQEGFENEEEVEEEEEDEEGEELGELIPRVIPIDSIEDEDYEDEDDYENDNYWDEDEDYWDEDDEDDEDEDEEPDELIPVEITSLTISSSISNGRSINDGYLNDSNDLESCEGKESLNRGEIDGLFCPICFEAWTSGGSHQICCLPCGHIYGLSCINKWLQLRRSSGKCPQCKKSCTLKDVRVLYAARLCVADEELHKKVRCLEAKCAYLEQKDYVERIKEELREELERDMDEKWEKLKREMVEKMDKLERDMEEIRMVNEIDEYVRNQNQLQTADNLNEHDQTSGTR
- the LOC111894079 gene encoding arsenate reductase 2.2 — translated: MFTAAIKKSTICVCQISPVLAATMAKNVSFITGSELLSLKERSNVAIVDVRDDERSHDGHIAGSLHFASDTFQDRIPNLVQAAKGKDTLVFHCALSQVRGPKCARRFADYLAEGKVDAGIKNIMVLERGYNGWEASGKPVCRCRGSTCKGGC